In Deltaproteobacteria bacterium, the genomic stretch GCACCGCGAGCGGCGACGCGATCGCCCCCTACGAGCTGTGGCAGGGCACGATGATGGCCAACGCCGCCCGCGATCCGGTGTGGTGGGCGGCCGTGCGGGCGGAGGTCGCGGCCACGCCGACCCGGCAGGCCGAGATCGAGGCCGAGTGCACGCGGTGTCACGCGCCGATGGCCGCGATCCGCAACGACCTGCACGGTGACGTCCCCGGGAGCTTGGCCAACCTCGCGTCCGGTGACGATCGATCGCAGCTCGGCCTCGACGGCGTCTCGTGCACGGCGTGCCACCAGATCGGCACCGCGGGGCTCGGCACCGAGGCGAGCTTCGGCGGCCACCCCGAGCTGACCACGGTTGGCGTGATCTATGGCCCGCACCTCGATCCCTTCGCGATGCCGATGCTCAACCACAGCGGCTTCACGCCGAGCTTCGCCGCCCACACCGACACCTCGGCGCTGTGCAGCAGCTGCCACACGCTCGACACGCCGACGCTGGCGCCGGACGGCACCGCCACCGGCACGCACTACTCCGAGCAGGCCACGTACCTCGAGTGGCGCAACTCGGCGTTCGACACCGAGCGTGCGAGTCCCGGACCGGATGCCCGCAGCTGTCAGGGCTGTCACATGCCGTCGTTCGACGACGACGGCCAGCCGATCGCGACCCGCATCGCGCACAACCCCATGGGTGGGGACTTCGGCGCCATCGCGGCGCGCAGCCCCTATCACCAGCACGCGTTCGTCGGCGGCAACGCCTGGGTCCCCACCCTGCTGCGCGATCATTCGGACGAGCTGCGACCGCGGGGCTCGGCCGCGGCCTTCGACGCCACCGCGGCCTGGGCCCGCGATCAGCTGGCGAACACCACCGCCGTCGTCGCGCTCGAGGGGCCAGCGCGCAGCGGGGACACGCTGGTACTGCCCGTGCGGGTGAGTAGCGCGGTCGGGCACAAGTTCCCCAGTGGCTACCCGGCTCGACGCGCGTGGCTGCGCGTGGTCGTGCGGGCAGCCGACGACGCGATCGTGTTTCGCTCGGGCGAGAGCGACGCGCTCGGGCGCCTGCTCGATCGCGCCGGTGGCGTGTTGCCGATCGAGCAGCTCGGCGGGCCGTTCGAGCCGCACCACGCCGAGATCGACGACGACACCCAGGTGCAGATCTACGAGACCGTCATGGCCGACCAAGACGGCGCGCCGAGCTTCCGGTTGCTCCGCGCGCACCACGACGCGAAGGACAACCGCCTGCTCCCACGCGGCTGGGACCCCGGCGGCCCGAACCTCGATCGCACCGCGCCGGTGCTCGGGATCGACGACGCGGACTTCGTCGGCGGCAGCGATCGCGTGGTCTACCGCGTGCCCGCCCCGATCGCGTCGGGCCCGTACACCGTCGAGGTCACGCTGATGTACCAGCCACTGTCGGCCCGCCACCTCGCGGAGCTGCTCACCAACGATGCCGCGGAGATCGCCGCGCTCGCCGGCATGCTCGCACCGCTCGACCGACGCGGCGAGGTCATCGCGAGCACCGCGACGACGCTGCCGTAGCCCCCGCCGATGGCACGACGGCGGCCGTGGGCGGCCCCCGCTGGGATCGGCGGCGAGCGCCGGACGCGAGGCCGCGCCGCGTCGCGCATCGCGAGCGCGGAGCAGCGCCGTCATCGGGGCCGGCGGCGCGTCAATTTGCGAGACATCTCGACGCCACCGGACTAGGGTGCCCGCGATGTCCGATCTCTTCCGTGACAAGGCGGCCGACTGGGACACGCGGCCGGTGCCCGCACAGATCTCGGAGGGCGTGTTCGAAGCCCTGCAGGCCCGCGTGCCGCTGACGTCGGAGCTGTCGGTGCTCGACTTCGGCGCTGGCACCGGGCTGTTGGTCGCCAAGCTGGTGCCACGGGTCGCGCGCGTGATCGCGGTCGACATCTCCGCGGCGATGCTCGAGCGACTCGCGGCCAAGCCCGAGCTCGCCGACAGGGTCGAGATCGTCTGCCGCGACCTGCTCCGAGCACCGCTCGATCGCCGCGTCGATCTCATCGTCAGCGCGATGGCAATGCACCACGTGGAGGACACCGCCGCCCTGCTCGCGACCCTGCGCGCCCACCTCGAAGCCGGCGGTGGGCTCGCGCTCGCCGACCTCGATCGCGAGGACGGCAGCTTCCATGCCCCGGGCACCGAGGGCGTGTTCCACCACGGCTTCGACCGCGACGCTCTGGCGGCTGCGCTCGCGCGCGCAGGCTTCGACGCGATCGAGTTCGGCACTGCGTGCGTGGTGCACCGCGACGAACGTGCCTATCCGGTGTTCCTGGTGACCGCGCGCGCGGCCTGACGCCAACCACCTCGTCGAGGCCCACCACCCATGCGCATCGCCGTCATCGGAGCCCTCGGTGGGCTCGGCGCCAACGTGGTCCGCGACGCGCTCGCGCGCGGCCATCGGGTGCGCGCACTGGTCCGGCGCGAGCCCCCGAGCGATGCGCCTGCCGGCGTCGAGTGGGTCCGCGGCGACGCCCACGACGTCGACACCGTGGCTGCGCTGGTGCGCGGCTGCGAGGCGCTGGCCCACTGCGCCAACGTGAACATCGGCCCGACGTGGGCCAAGACCGTGCTCGGCATGCTCGACACGGCGATCGCCGGCTGCCGACGTCACGACACCAAGCTGGTGTTCCCGGCCAACGTGTGGGTGTTCGGTCGCGGACGACCGGGCGAACGCGTCGACGAACAGGTGCCGTTCTCGCCCTGCTCCGACAAGGGCCGCGTGCGCGCGGAGCAGGAGCGACGGATCCGCGTCAGCGGCATCCGCCACGTGATGGTGCGCCTGCCGGAGTTCTACGGGCCGCACGTGGTGACGCTGACCGGCCCGATGTTCCGTGCCGCGCTGCGCGGCGACACCGTGCGGTGGTTCGGCGATCTCGACGCCGAGGTCGAGTTCGTGTTCATGCCCGACGGTGCGCGCGCGCTGGTCGAGGTGGCGGCCGCGCGCGGCATCGACCGCGGCCTCTTCCACCTCCCCGGCGCGGCCCCGATCACACCGCGGGCCCTGCTCGGCGAGGCCATTCGCCAGGCCGGCACCGCGTCGAAGCTGCGCGCGCTGCCGCCGTGGCTGGTGCGGACCGCCGGCGTGTTCGCCCCCAAGGCGCGCGCCTTCGCCGACATCCTGCACCTGTGGGAACACCCGATCGTGCTGGACGGCAGCAAGTACCGCGCACAGTTCGGGGAGCTCCCGGCCACGCCGTACCACGATGGCATCGCGCACACCTTGGCGTGGCTGCGCGAGCACCTCGACGTGCCCATGTACTACTGACCGCGGCCGCGGGTCGTGCCGTTCACACGCGACGCCGCTCACCGATCACACGCGCAGGGCTGCCGGCCACGATCGCGAAGGCCGGCACGTCGCGCGTGACGATCGCGCCCATGCCGATCACCGCACCGTCGCCGACGCGCACGCCGTCGGTGATGCCGGCGTTGGCCCCGACCCACACGTCGCGCCCGAGCGTGATGCCGTGCGAGGTCACGGCCTGCTCGGCGATGGGGCGGTCGACTGCGAGCCCGTGGTCGAAGGCGTAGATCGTCGCACCGGTGGCGATCCGACAGCCATCGCCGATCACGATGCCGGCGGCGCCACCATCGAGGCTCGCACGCGCGTTGATGCTCACGCCCGCGCCGATCGTCAGCGGACCGTGCAGGAACGCGAACGCAGCGACGGTGCAACGCGGACCGAACACGATGCCCCGCCGCGGCTCGGCGAACACCGCCGCCTCGGGTGCGACGAAGCAGTCCTCACCAAACGTGACCGCCTCGCGCCGCATCAGCTCCGCCTGCAGCTCGACCTGCCACGGTCGCACCCACGCCGCGAGCTCCGGCTTGAGCCCGTGGAAGAGCCACGGCATCCACGACAGCCGGCGTTGGTGCTGCTCGCGATAGGGGTCGATGGACTCGGGCTCCATGGGCCGGCGCTAGCACGGCCGAGCGCGTGACGTCCATCTCATCGCGACGCGGGCACCGAGCTCCTCGACGCCGCCGGTCGAGCCCGCCCGAAGCGACGCAGGTGCGCGCGGAGGATCTGCTCGAGCCAGTCGAGCACGGCCCGCACGCGCCGGGGCACCCGCCGCCCGTGGGGATGCAGCAGGAACACCGGCAGCGGCGCCGCGCGATGGCGAGGCAGGACCTCGACCAGTGCGCCGCTCGCCAGCCGCTCGGCCACGCCGGTGCGGGGCACCTGCACGATGCCGAGGCCAGCATCGCAGGCCGCCGAGAACGCATCGGCGTTGTTGACGGTGATGGCCGCGCGCATGGGGTGCACGCGATGGCGATGGCCGTCGTGGTACTCGAACTCGGGCACGCCGCTGCCGAGATCGGCGGCGTAGTTCACCAGCGTGTGGTCATCGAGGTCCTGCAGCGTCCGCGGGATCCCGCGCGCGCGCAGGTAGCTCGCGGCCGCGCAGTTGACCAGCTCGAGCTCGCCCAGGCGCAGCGCCACGAGGCCCGAGTCGCGCAGCTTCGCCACACGCACGACGGCGTCGAAGCCCTCGCGCACGACATCGACCAGACGATCGGTGGTGGACAGCTGCAGCTCGAGCCGAGGATGACGCGCGAGCAGCTCGGGCAGCCGCGGGATCACGGCGTTGCGCGCGAGCCCGACCGGCAGATCGACCCGTACGCGGCCCGCGAGCGCCTCGTCGGCGGCGAACAGGCCCGAGAGTTCCTCGGCCTCCAGCAGCAGTGGCCGCGCGCGCGCCAAGAAGGTCTCGCCATCGGGGGTGAGCCGAACCGCCCGCGTGGTCCGGTGCAACAGACGCGCACCGACGTCGGCCTCGAGTCGCTGCACCTGCTGCGAGACCCTGGCCTTGGGCACGCCGAGCTTCGCCGCGGCGCGGGTGAAGCCACCCTGCTCGGCCACGTGCACGAAGGCGCGGACCGTGTCGAGGTCGATCGGCATTGTCTGATCTCGTGCGTCAGTGTGTCGTGTTTATGCGCCTTCCGCAATCCACCGGATCGACGAAGACTGGCGCCATGACCGAGCGAACCACCCCCGCATCGAAGCCCGTCACCCTCGCCCTCGTCACCGGCGGCAGCCGTGGACTCGGCCGCAGCATGGCCTTGCACCTCGCCGCCCGCGGCACCGATGTGATCCTCACCTACCGCACCAACGAGGCCGAGGCCCAGCGCGTCGTGGAGCTGATCCGCGGCCAGGGCCGCAAGGCGGTCGCGTTGCAGCTCGACGTCGCCGACGCCAGCAGCTTCGCCGCATTCGTCGAGCGGGTGCGCGGGCAGCTGCGCGAGCAATGGCAGCGCGCCGACCTCGACGCGCTGGTGAACAACGCCGGCAACGGGGCCTACGCGCCGTTTGCCGAGACCACCGAGGCGCAGTTCGACGACATGGTCGCCACCCATCTGAAGGGCCCCTTCTTCCTGACGCAGCGCCTGTTGCCACTGGTCGCCGCCGGCGGCCGCATCCTCAACGTGTCGAGCGGCCTCGCCCGCTTCTCGCTGCCGGGCTACGCCGCCTACGCGGCGGTCAAGGGCGCCGTCGAGGTGCTCACGCGCTATCAAGCCGTCGAGCTCGGAGCCCGCGGCATCACGGTCAACACGCTGGCCCCCGGCGCAATCGAGACCGACTTCGGTGGCGGTGCGGTGCGCGACAACCCGCAGCTCAACGCGATGATCGCCGGTCAGACCGCGCTCGGCCGCGTCGGCGTCGCCGACGACATCGGTGGCGCCGTGGCAATGCTGCTGGCGCCCGAGAACCGCTGGCTCAACGGCCAGCGCATCGAAGTCTCCGGCGGCATCCACCTGTGATGCAGGTACTAGTCGTCGACCGCGCGGTGCCAGGCGTCGATCGCTCGGCTGCGCCCCTGCGCCGCGAGCTCTCGGGCGGAGGCTGCGGCCTGATCGGCAAACGCCGTGAGTTGCTCGGGTGACGCCGCGCCCTTGACCGCCGCGACCTCGTCGTCGACCACGCCGGTGAAGCCGAGCACCGCGCGCCCCGAGGACGTTTGCGCCAACTCGCCGCGCCAGTCGATCTTGGCCATCGTGCGCAACAGGTAGCCGCCGACGATCCGCGCGACCAGCAGCTTGTCGGTGATCTTGCGCAGTGCCGCGTCCGGGTCGCGGTCCTCGAGTGCAGCGATGGTGTCGCGCACCAGCTGCCGCTCGTCATCGCCGAGCAGCGGGCTGGCCTCGAGCTTGCGCAGGTTGGCAAGCGCGCGCTCCGGATCTTCGCGACGGATGCCGACGTAGGCACCGATGAGCCACACACCCTCGTCCTCGAGTCCGAGCGTCTGCGCGTCGGCGAGCCCGGCCTCGAGATCGACGAGCGCCTCGTCCTCGCGCTCGAGCTCGAGGCGGACGAGCCCCCGCAGCAGCACGCCCGGCAGGTGCCACTGCGCGTGGACGAGCGCCGGCTCGGGAGCCGGTGGTGCCATCGTCTCGATGAACGCCTGCAGCTCGTCACCATGTCCCTCGAGGTCGTCGAGGTACGCGGTGAGTGCCTCGTCGGCGAGGTTGGGCCAGTGGTACTGGTAGAACGTGCCGGCCCTGAGCAACCGCGCCAACAGCCGCACGCCGACCACGTCGATGCTCGCGGGCTCGAGCTGCGAGAGCTCGTAGACCACGAACGGCCGCGGCGCGGCCTGGCTGGCCGACCACAGGGTCGCGAGCACCAGGTGCTCCCAGTCGGGGCCGTACCACGGCAGCACCGCGTTCGCGCTCCGCGGGTCCCCCGACGCGGTCAGGAACTGCTGCAGCAGCGTGGGGTAGTCGTCCTCTTCGGTCACGCGCAGCTCACCGCGCAGGTCGTAGAAATCCTGCGCCAACGCGATGTAGTCCCGCGGCGCGAGCGTCGGCACGCCCTCGCTCGACGCCGTGGGTCGCAGCAGCCGCGTGAAGATGCCGGCGCTGAGGCGCCGGATCTCGCTGGCGGAGGGATCGATCGCCGCGCCGGGCTCGACCGGCGCCGAGCGCAGCGTGATCT encodes the following:
- a CDS encoding methyltransferase domain-containing protein; translation: MSDLFRDKAADWDTRPVPAQISEGVFEALQARVPLTSELSVLDFGAGTGLLVAKLVPRVARVIAVDISAAMLERLAAKPELADRVEIVCRDLLRAPLDRRVDLIVSAMAMHHVEDTAALLATLRAHLEAGGGLALADLDREDGSFHAPGTEGVFHHGFDRDALAAALARAGFDAIEFGTACVVHRDERAYPVFLVTARAA
- a CDS encoding NAD-dependent epimerase/dehydratase family protein; amino-acid sequence: MRIAVIGALGGLGANVVRDALARGHRVRALVRREPPSDAPAGVEWVRGDAHDVDTVAALVRGCEALAHCANVNIGPTWAKTVLGMLDTAIAGCRRHDTKLVFPANVWVFGRGRPGERVDEQVPFSPCSDKGRVRAEQERRIRVSGIRHVMVRLPEFYGPHVVTLTGPMFRAALRGDTVRWFGDLDAEVEFVFMPDGARALVEVAAARGIDRGLFHLPGAAPITPRALLGEAIRQAGTASKLRALPPWLVRTAGVFAPKARAFADILHLWEHPIVLDGSKYRAQFGELPATPYHDGIAHTLAWLREHLDVPMYY
- a CDS encoding acyltransferase — its product is MEPESIDPYREQHQRRLSWMPWLFHGLKPELAAWVRPWQVELQAELMRREAVTFGEDCFVAPEAAVFAEPRRGIVFGPRCTVAAFAFLHGPLTIGAGVSINARASLDGGAAGIVIGDGCRIATGATIYAFDHGLAVDRPIAEQAVTSHGITLGRDVWVGANAGITDGVRVGDGAVIGMGAIVTRDVPAFAIVAGSPARVIGERRRV
- a CDS encoding LysR family transcriptional regulator produces the protein MPIDLDTVRAFVHVAEQGGFTRAAAKLGVPKARVSQQVQRLEADVGARLLHRTTRAVRLTPDGETFLARARPLLLEAEELSGLFAADEALAGRVRVDLPVGLARNAVIPRLPELLARHPRLELQLSTTDRLVDVVREGFDAVVRVAKLRDSGLVALRLGELELVNCAAASYLRARGIPRTLQDLDDHTLVNYAADLGSGVPEFEYHDGHRHRVHPMRAAITVNNADAFSAACDAGLGIVQVPRTGVAERLASGALVEVLPRHRAAPLPVFLLHPHGRRVPRRVRAVLDWLEQILRAHLRRFGRARPAASRSSVPASR
- a CDS encoding SDR family oxidoreductase, whose amino-acid sequence is MTERTTPASKPVTLALVTGGSRGLGRSMALHLAARGTDVILTYRTNEAEAQRVVELIRGQGRKAVALQLDVADASSFAAFVERVRGQLREQWQRADLDALVNNAGNGAYAPFAETTEAQFDDMVATHLKGPFFLTQRLLPLVAAGGRILNVSSGLARFSLPGYAAYAAVKGAVEVLTRYQAVELGARGITVNTLAPGAIETDFGGGAVRDNPQLNAMIAGQTALGRVGVADDIGGAVAMLLAPENRWLNGQRIEVSGGIHL